The Pithys albifrons albifrons isolate INPA30051 chromosome 23, PitAlb_v1, whole genome shotgun sequence genome contains a region encoding:
- the CD3E gene encoding T-cell surface glycoprotein CD3 epsilon chain, whose product MQSSHPSLPVTSCEDILSLCTSWLGLISPHVSRLCLGCSQVPLETGCQCDVVEKSKRRRNTRMRLEPSWPLLGLLLCAAGVAAQEDEAQEEFLVEISGTTVTITCPLTSDSISWEGKGGTTDTDDTRKYILKDHDSSPVYLSCASGSEKHELYLNARVCANCVELDTLTVTGIIAADLLITLGVLILVYYFSRDRKGRASTGPAPRPRGQKTQRPPPVPNPDYEPIRKGQREVYAGLESRGF is encoded by the exons ATGCAGAGCAGCCACCCCTCGCTGCCAGTGACGTCCTGTGAAGACATTTTGAGCCTCTGCACTTCCTGGCTTGGGCTTATTTCACCCCACGTGTCCCGGCTCTGCCTTGGCTGCTCGCAGGTTCCACTGGAAACA GGATGCCAGTGTGATGTGGTAGAGAAgagcaagaggaggaggaacacAAGGATGAGGTTGGAGCCGTCCTGGCCTCTCCTggggctcctgctctgtgcag ctGGTGTTGCAGCTCAGGAGG ATGAAGCACAGGAGG AATTCCTGGTGGAGATTTCTGGTACCACGGTGACAATCACATGTCCCTTGACCTCAGACAGCATAagctgggagggaaaagggggaacaACAGACACAGACGACACGAGGAAGTACATTCTAAAGGACCATGACAGCTCTCCTGTCTACCTGAGCTGTGCATCAGGGAGTGAGAAGCATGAGCTGTACCTGAATGCCAGAG TGTGTGCCAACTGCGTGGAGCTGGACACCCTGACGGTCACAGGGATCATCGCTGCGGATCTTCTCATCACCCTGGGGGTGCTCATTCTGGTCTATTACTTCAGCAGAGACAGGAAGGGGCGAGCAAGCACCGGTCCTGCCCCTCGGCCACGAG GTCAGAAGACGCAGCGTCCTCCCCCTGTTCCAAACCCAGACTATGAG CCCATCCGGAAAGGCCAGCGGGAGGTGTATGCAGGCTTGGAATCCAGGGGTTTCTGA
- the ZW10 gene encoding centromere/kinetochore protein zw10 homolog: protein MAARAGSLVAAVLAHSGRLDKEDLGSRVRRLSRRVEELKGEVCNMINKKYSEFLPSMQSAEELVAQVDGLSSNIDLLRVDIENKVQRDLNVAVAEFTELKQQLERDTLVLSVLKKLQEFDRAVKEHKTALRERKYIAAAQQLEKARSSLRNLESRKGFELKILRALGTELTVQTQNMLCHLGEEWQKLIVWQLPPSKESSLEAVVHSELRLHMVPSKEEEVAGPPVVSVLQALAVLGELHTRLKTFGQLLLKYILKPLISYPSLQPLTEEQPDMFILRFKSEEPTLDQSSPMEVFHKIKLIFEALHKYLLNVPLEQPGEDRKDGRVTLAELLGELIWEELSNCLVQNCLVNSIPTNSSKLEQYAEVIKSTEEFEKALKNMQFLKGDTTDLLKYARNVNSHFASKKCQDVIAAARNLMTSEIHNTVKITPDSCVALPQLPDPGSGDHLKKQKPSNLVHNGTVNLENETKLSQHTFSLPTCRISSSVEQLMELVYQTLLEASVSTDQCCVQLFYSVRRIFQLFYEVVPTYHKESLQKFPQLAAIHHNNCMYLAHHLLTLGHQFRYCTANILSNEAASFVDLVPAFRRLGMECFKAQMRVQKGEILERLSSARNFSNMDDEENFRAANKAIRQVLHQLKRLGQVWQDVFPVTVYCKAMGTLLNTAMAEIVTRIVALEDISAEDADRLYSLCRIMVEEGPQVFTPLPEEDKNKKYQEEVPIYVQKWMTFKELMIILQANLQEIVDQWADGKGPLAAEFSAAEVKSLIRALFQNTERRAAALAKIK, encoded by the exons ATGGCGGCGCGGGCGGGCTCGCTGGTGGCGGCCGTGCTGGCGCACTCGGGCCGCCTCGACAAGGAGGACCTGGGCAGCCGCGTCCGCCGCCTCTCCCGCCGCGTCGAGGAGCTCAAG GGGGAAGTCTGCAACATGATTAACAAGAAGTACAGCGAGTTCCTGCCCAGCATGCAGAgtgcagaggagctggtggCACAGGTGGACGGACTGTCCAGCAACATCGACCTACTCAGGGTGGACATTGAGAACAAG GTCCAGCGAGACCTGAACGTGGCTGTTGCTGAATTCACTGAGttgaagcagcagctggagcgAGACACGCTGGTCCTGAGTGTCCTGAAAAAGCTGCAGGAG TTTGATAGAGCTGTTAAAGAGCACAAGACTGCGTTGAGGGAAAGGAAATAcattgcagcagctcagcaacTGGAAAAG GCACGGAGCAGCCTCAGGAATCTGGAATCCCGCAAGGGCTTTGAGCTGAAGATCCTGAGAGCTCTTGGCACGGAGCTCACAGTGCAGACACAGAACATGCTCTGCCACCTCGGGGAGGAGTGGCAGAAGCTCATTGTGTGGCAGCTCCCTCCTTCCAAAG AAAGCAGCCTGGAGGCAGTGGTGCACTCAGAGCTGCGCTTGCACATGGTGCCAtccaaggaggaggaggttgCTGGCCCACCTGTGGTGTCTGTGCTCCAGGCCTTGGCtgtcctgggagagctgcacaCCAGGCTGAAAACTTTTG GCCAGTTGCTGCTGAAATACATCCTCAAGCCACTGATTTCATACCCATCTCTGCAGCCACTCACTGAGGAACAGCCAGACATGTTCATCCTGAGGTTTAAATCCGAGGAGCCCACCTTGGATCAGTCCTCTCCTATGGAGGTTTTTCACAAGATCAAGCTTATTTTTGAAGCTCTCCACAAATACCTGCTAA ATGTgcctctggagcagcctggggaggaCAGGAAGGATGGCAGAGTcacactggcagagctgctgggtgaGCTGATCTGGGAAGAGCTCTCCAACTGCCTCGTTCAGAACTGCCTGGTGAATTCCATCCCAACCAACAGCAGCAAACTGGAGCAGTATGCAGAG GTGATTAAATCCACAGAGGAATTTGAGaaagccttaaagaacatgcaGTTTTTGAAAGGAGACACGACTGACTTGCTGAAATACGCCCGGAACGTCAACTCTCACTTTGCCAGCAAAAAGTGCCAGGATGTGATTGCAGCAGCCAGAAACCTGATGACCTCAGAAATCCACAACACTGTAAAG ATCACACCTGATTCCTGTGTAGCCCTACCACAGCTTCCTGATCCTGGCTCAGGGGACCACTTGAAAAAGCAGAAACCCTCTAACCTTGTGCATAATGGCACAGTAAATTTGGAGAATGAGACCAAACTGAGCCAGcacaccttctccctgcccacctgccGCATCAGCTCCTCCGTGGAGCAGCTCATGGAGCTGGTTTATCAGACACTCCTGGAGGCCTCAGTCAGCACAGACCAGTG CTGTGTGCAGCTCTTCTACTCCGTGAGGAGAATCTTCCAGCTGTTCTATGAAGTGGTGCCAACATACCACAA ggagagcctgCAGAAGTTCCCCCAGCTGGCAGCCATCCACCACAACAACTGCATGTACCTGGCTCACCACCTGCTCACCCTGGGCCACCAGTTCCGCTACTGCACCGCCAACATCCTGAGCAACGAGGCAGCCTCCTTTGTGGACCTGGTGCCTGCCTTCAGGAGACTGG GGATGGAGTGTTTCAAGGCCCAGATGCGAGTGCAGAAGGGGGAAATCCTGGAaaggctctcaagtgccaggAATTTTTCTAATATGGATGATGAGGAAAATTTCCGTGCAGCAAACAAAGCCATAAGGCAG GTCTTGCATCAGTTGAAGAGACTGGGCCAGGTCTGGCAAGATGTCTTTCCAGTGACTGTGTACTGCAAGGCCATGGGGACCCTACTGaacacagccatggcagagaTTGTCACCAGGATTGTTGCCCTGGAG GATATCTCTGCAGAAGATGCAGACAGACTGTACTCACTCTGTAGGATCATGGTGGAGGAGGGACCCCAAGTTTTCACCCCTCTACCTGAAGAAGACAAAAACAAGAAGTATCAAGAGGAAGTTCCAATTTATGTGCAGAAGTGGATGACATTCAAAGAGCTGATGATCATCTTGCAAGCCAACCTCCAGGAAATAGTGGATCA GTGGGCAGATGGGAAGGGCCCTCTGGCAGCTGAATTCTCAGCAGCTGAAGTGAAGAGTCTGATCCGAGCCTTGTTCCAGAACACagagaggagagcagcagcactggccaAAATCAAGTAA
- the CD3D gene encoding T-cell surface glycoprotein CD3 delta chain produces the protein MWRGRALAVWALLASLAMPSWGNQENKITVKESSGKVFLQCGTAQQGSVSWMKDGIPVGDTPQLELSGVYDDPRGLYTCETGGKKRKLQVHYRMCQNCIEVDAATISGIVMADVMATVLLAMAVYCVTGHDRGRLSRASDRQNLIANDQLYQPLGERDDGQYSRLAPARARK, from the exons ATGTGGAGGGGAAGGGCCCTGGCTGTCTGGGCTCTGCTTGCCAGCCTGGCCATGCCCAGCTGGGGTAACCAAG aaaataaaataaccgTGAAAGAATCCAGTGGGAAAGTGTTCTTGCAGTGTGGAACAGCCCAACAAGGTTCAGTCTCATGGATGAAAGATGGGATTCCTGTTGGAGACACACCTCAGCTGGAGTTGAGTGGAGTTTATGATGATCCCAGAGGCCTCTACACGTGTGAAACAGGAGGCaaaaagagaaagctccaggtgcACTATCGCA TGTGCCAGAACTGCATCGAGGTGGACGCTGCCACCATCTCGGGGATCGTGATGGCGGATGTGATGGCCACGGTGCTGCTGGCAATGGCCGTGTACTGCGTCACCGGCCACGACAGGGGACGCCTGTCACGAG CTTCAGACAGGCAGAACCTGATTGCCAATGACCAGCTCTACCAG cccctcgGAGAGCGGGATGATGGGCAGTACAGCCGGCTGGCACCCGCGCGGGCCCGCAAGTGA
- the TMPRSS5 gene encoding transmembrane protease serine 5, whose product MGELFMAFGNGEDPAEASFGTVCTLRRLFLLLGVAGLLAGTAAGTWLLVKHLQEAQPEQGSPELQGLDAIPACGDREEEEPVVRGAPSTAQLEGHPGWLLVCHEGWNHSLGTQLCEQLGYLRMTHQKGVNLTDVRVSGEQQFLQVRPHQDGSLEDLWQVRISCGSGRIVALKCSECGLPVGTVRVVGGADVPPGRWPWQVSVCQGSQHRCGGSVLAQEWILTAAHCVHRRLQASAWLVFAGSITHGSLRQEAGVPVQEIIHHPLYNDNSLDYDIALMKLRVPLNFSDAIRAVCLLPSHQDLLQGTQCWVSGWGYTTPDQAQVAGTLKEALVPLIGTKRCNSSCMYSGELTARMLCAGYPWGQVDACQGDSGGPLVCWDGSTWRLVGIVSWGQGCAEPNHSGVYTNVAQLLPWIHQVTEFTLHRITFPHIPP is encoded by the exons ATGGGTGAGCTGTTCATGGCCTTCGGCAATGGGGAGG ATCCTGCTGAGGCATCTTTTGGGACTGTCTGCACCCTCAggaggctgttcctgctgcttggGGTCGCTGGGCTGCTGGCGGGGACGGCGGCTGGGACGTGGCTCCTGG TGAAACACCTGCAGGAGGctcagccagagcagggctCCCCCGAGCTGCAGGGACTGGATGCGATCCCAGCGTGTGGtgacagggaggaggaagagcccGTGGTCCGGGGCGCTCCCAGCACAG CTCAGCTGGAAGGACATCCTGGCTGGCTCCTGGTGTGCCACGAGGGCTGGAATCATTCCCTGGGCACCCAGCTGTGCGAGCAGCTCGGGTACCtcag AATGACCCATCAGAAAGGAGTGAACCTGACTGATGTCAGGGTGAGTGGTGAGCAGCAGTTCcttcaggtgagaccccaccagGACGGCAGCCTGGAAGATTTGTGGCAGGTCAG GATCAGCTGTGGATCTGGTCGAATCGTGGCTCTGAAATGCTCAG AGTGTGGGCTGCCCGTCGGGACTGTGAGGGTTGTTGGAGGGGCAGATGTGCCCCCTGGGCGCTGGCCCTGGCAGGTCAGTGTGTGCCAGGGCTCCCAGCACCGCTGTGggggctctgtgctggcacaggagtGGATCCTCACGGCAGCTCACTGTGTGCACAG GAGGCTCCAGGCCTCTGCCTGGCTGGTGTTTGCAGGGTCCATCACCCACGGCTCCCTCAGGCAGGAGGCTGGGGTGCCAGTGCAGGAGATCATTCACCACCCGCTCTACAACGACAACAGCCTCGACTACGACATTGCCCTGATGAAGCTCCGAGTCCCCCTCAATTTCTCAG ATGCCATCCGTGCCGTGTGcctgctgccctcccaccaGGACCTCCTCCAGGGCACGCAGTGCTGGGTCTCTGGCTGGGGCTACACAACCCCTGATCAAG cacaggtgGCAGGGACGCTGAAGGAAGCCCTGGTGCCCCTGATCGGGACCAAGAGGTGCAACAGCTCGTGCATGTACTCAGGGGAGCTCACTGCCAGGATGTTGTGTGCTGGGTACCCCTGGGGGCAGGTGGATGCGTGCCAG ggggacagtgggggcCCCCTGGTGTGCTGGGATGGATCCACGTGGCGCTTGGTGGGCATCGTGAGCtggggccagggctgtgctgagcccaaCCACTCCGGGGTCTACACCAATgtggctcagctcctgccctggatTCACCAGGTCACTGAG TTCACTCTGCACAGGATCACCTTTCCTCACATCCCCCCCTAA